From a single Apium graveolens cultivar Ventura chromosome 2, ASM990537v1, whole genome shotgun sequence genomic region:
- the LOC141684988 gene encoding uncharacterized protein LOC141684988, with the protein MGETEVILPSQTMMDFEFSNAISSPGFTAPSSPARIGDYYFSAPTSPRHVSQFYAEFDEFLTNHSMRSDLMRNSVSSDMPSECNNLFEDDFAFDVSQEMDAGSLTADVLFDGGIIKPREVQKSSEISKEEGAIRGRERSVSSLSTSRSRHRATRSLSPMRVSEYPWEEEFKYQQRHQQKNDQQNSKQKPNLTSSVSTLSDTTTLKGPKKWKLKDFFLFRSASEGRATDKADPLKKYASLFKKHEEVKSSSFRTIHNDPGNSVYSSKRKGKGPISAHELHYTINRAVSEDLKKKTFLPYKQGILGRLSFNPAVHAIANGFGFSRK; encoded by the coding sequence atgGGAGAAACTGAGGTGATTTTGCCTAGCCAGACCATGATGGACTTTGAGTTCAGCAATGCGATATCGTCCCCGGGATTTACTGCGCCGTCCTCGCCTGCACGCATAGGGGACTATTACTTCAGTGCACCAACTAGTCCGAGGCACGTATCGCAGTTTTATGCGGAGTTTGATGAGTTTTTGACGAATCATAGCATGCGTAGTGATTTGATGAGAAATAGTGTTTCATCAGACATGCCATCTGAGTGCAACAACTTGTTTGAGGATGATTTTGCGTTTGATGTGAGCCAGGAAATGGATGCAGGCTCACTTACTGCTGATGTGCTTTTCGATGGAGGTATAATTAAGCCACGGGAGGTGCAAAAATCATCGGAAATATCGAAAGAAGAGGGTGCAATCAGAGGAAGGGAGAGATCAGTTTCTTCTTTATCGACATCTAGGTCAAGGCACAGAGCTACTAGATCACTTTCTCCTATGCGAGTTTCTGAATATCCATGGGAAGAAGAATTTAAGTACCAGCAGCGACACCAGCAGAAAAATGATCAGCAGAATTCGAAACAAAAACCAAACTTGACATCTTCTGTTTCCACTCTATCAGATACTACTACTTTAAAAGGCCCCAAGAAATGGAAGTTGAAGGACTTTTTCTTGTTCCGGAGCGCATCAGAAGGAAGAGCAACAGACAAAGCTGATCCATTGAAGAAGTATGCTTCTCTATTCAAGAAACACGAAGAGGTCAAGAGTTCAAGCTTCAGGACGATACATAATGATCCAGGAAATTCAGTCTACAGCTCGAAAAGAAAGGGAAAGGGGCCTATTTCAGCTCATGAGTTGCACTACACAATCAACCGTGCAGTCTCGGAGGATTTGAAGAAAAAAACATTCTTGCCATACAAACAAGGTATTCTGGGCCGTTTGTCTTTCAATCCTGCTGTTCATGCCATAGCCAATGGCTTCGGATTTTCGCGTAAATGA